A genomic segment from Necator americanus strain Aroian chromosome III, whole genome shotgun sequence encodes:
- a CDS encoding hypothetical protein (NECATOR_CHRIII.G12028.T2), whose protein sequence is MNEEVGRGEERRRGRRQGRSATTRAIDQRRAWPPGASRPPATADPSEGETRTIGGSVCRHIYSVLQLTTGIQKDGSRGGDFDGSFVGSPTSYVNIPHVPPAEDLHSIMRRDSEAPHELEVDEHFSPESIVDSGECTTATKSPPVSEPHPIDLIPGETVKADEELDGELRAILTDYRLCLIAPNNRALRVILLVAIETIDFRDPVQIIISCKEGRVACLRAKSTESAIAWHKMLYKAANRVTCQELFAWHFAKEVNTTSCSWLSSTPLMDDEALVRKEFERLDYDRDHFRISDDNKGFTLSPTYPEYLVIPKEISHKDLVDGKDFRFLQRWPAVVWKCKETRAVLLRSSQPRLSLFGWRNNADEKFFELVHKYLDTYSPGKDMLIMDARSYAAAWANRAKGGGFEHPEYYQRTRVDWLALPNIHNVRYSFHQLRALLCSNQNKTGESYLTALEGTCWLNYVKDLMNSARKCVDTLFDGQSVLVHCSDGWDRTTQIVSLAKLMGDEYYRTVQGFEELIRLEWVAFGHKFADRNGIAGTNTNEQSPIFLQFLDAVHQMQHQLPTAFEFNKQYLIKLAQHAYSGLFGTFLFNSRRESKMMKEEMKEEPVSIWRFLGKHNEQVVSSLYDKAIVGRIAFDTEMSTLREWIEVYRDRAFDEDIAVPSYPTRPGPITAPLKETVTNAATGINPPTPLQKSKSSESINSITNVDAANINGMINHAGSNGTINVSSPEHNLMDTSMVTLGDVTAPPHSSSTRRDTSHALFKSTLHPWKTIQESQDKDGLIKFFDPIEERQRVINKAHQLELERHQLNQMKRNRSFSERTSHGTAYRDVAGRMVSFGDGDSDGDSSLCRALSDVSVVDSCEVPRESSGIPLLRNTHCQICDKPYPMIGVLRPEDAEHRCRLCMLSVCQQCSRQRYHTTEDDGKGVQRRICDRCYQKMIPAEADEDIELQEDASILSLSSSPPRRSSSVGDAKLASSFSYMGSPSQAVKG, encoded by the exons ATGAACGAGGAAGTGGGACGTGGCGAAGAGCGCCGACGTGGTCGGCGGCAGGGACGCAGCGCCACAACACGCGCTATTGATCAGCGGAGGGCGTGGCCGCCGGGCGCATCGCGACCGCCCGCGACAGCTGATCC CTCGGAAGGAGAAACCCGAACTATAGGAGGAAGTGTGTGTCGACACATCTACAGTGTCCTGCAATTAACGACGGGAATTCaaaag GATGGTTCACGAGG TGGTGATTTTGACGGATCTTTCGTTGGATCCCCAACATCATATGTGAACATACCACATGTTCCACCAGCTGAAGATCTACACAGTATTATGCGTCGAGATTCTGAG GCTCCACACGAACTTGAAGTCGACGAGCACTTCTCGCCTGAATCTATTGTCGATTCTGGCGAATGTACCACTGCCACTAAGTCGCCGCCTGTATCAGAACCTCATCCAATTGACTTGATACCTGGCGAAACTGTGAAAGCAGATGAGGAGCTCGATGGAGAGCTTAGAGCCATTCTTACCGATTACAGA CTGTGTCTAATCGCTCCTAATAACCGTGCATTGCGTGTGATTCTCTTAGTGGCCATAGAAACAATTGATTTCCGTGATCCCGTGCAGATCATCATTAGTTGCAAGGAAGGACGCGTAGCGTG TCTGCGAGCAAAATCCACTGAAAGTGCTATTGCTTGGCATAAAATGCTTTATAAAGCAGCGAATCGGGTCACCTGTCAAGAGCTTTTCGCATGGCACTTTGCCAAAGAG gtgaacACGACCTCATGTTCGTGGTTATCTTCCACCCCACTCATGGACGACGAAGCTCTTGTTCGTAAAGAATTTGAGCGTCTCGACTATGATCGCGATCATTTTAGGATCAGCGATGATAATAAAGGATTCAC GTTATCTCCTACGTACCCTGAGTATTTGGTTATACCGAAGGAAATTAGTCATAAAGATCTTGTTGATGGGAAGGACTTTCGTTTCTTACAACGTTGGCCTGCAGTGGTATGGAAATGTAAAGAAACG agagcTGTGCTTTTGCGTAGTAGCCAACCACGACTCAGCCTTTTTGGATGGAGGAATAATGCCGATGAGAAGTTTTTCGAACTAGTTCATAAGTATCTTGACACATATTCGCCAG GCAAAGATATGCTTATAATGGATGCTCGATCGTATGCTGCTGCGTGGGCAAATCGAGCAAAGGGCGGAGGATTTGAGCATCCAG AGTATTATCAACGAACTCGCGTTGACTGGCTCGCTTTGCCAAATATTCACAACGTTCGATACTCGTTCCATCAACTTCGTGCCTTGCTATGTTCTAATCAGAACAAAACAGGCGAATCATACCTTACG GCACTGGAAGGCACGTGTTGGTTAAATTACGTGAAGGACCTCATGAACTCTGCTCGAAAATGTGTGGATACTCTTTTTGATG GACAGTCAGTTCTTGTTCACTGCTCCGACGGCTGGGATCGCACTACCCAAATTGTCTCACTCGCCAAGCTTATGGGTGACGAATATTACAGGACAGTTCAA GGATTCGAGGAACTGATCCGCCTCGAATGGGTCGCGTTTGGCCACAAGTTTGCAGATCGTAATGGAATTGCTGGCACAAACACCAATGAACAGTCCCCGATTTTTCTGCAGTTCTTAGATGCTGTGCATCAAATGCAGCATCAGCTTCCAACAGCCTTCGAGTTTAACAAGCAGTATCTG ATCAAACTTGCACAGCATGCCTACTCGGGCTTGTTTGGAACGTTTCTCTTCAATTCTCGTCGAGAGTCTAAAatgatgaaagaagaaatgaaagaggaGCCGGTCTCGATCTGGAGATTCCTCGGAAAACATAATGAACAAGTCGTTAGTTCACTTTACGACAAGGCAATTGTGGGAAGGATTGCGTTCGACACGGAGATGAGCACTCTGCGCGAGTGGATTGAAGTTTACCGGGATCGCGCTTTTGATGAGGATATT GCAGTGCCCTCGTATCCTACACGTCCTGGACCCATTACAGCACCTTTGAAGGAAACAGTCACCAATGCTGCTACGGGGATCAATCCTCCGACTCCGTTGCAAAAGAGCAAGAGCAGCGAAAGTATTAACTCTATAACGAATGTTGACGCAGCTAACATCAATGGGAT GATAAATCATGCCGGATCGAACGGGACTATCAATGTTTCATCTCCTGAACATAACCTTATGGACACGTCGATGGTCACTTTG GGCGACGTTACCGCTCCCCCACATTCCTCCAGTACGCGACGTGACACTTCACACGCACTCTTCAAGTCAACACTGCATCCATGGAAGACTATTCAAGAAAGCCAGGACAAAGATGGTCTCATTAAATTCTTCGATCCCATTGAAGAACGACAGCGTGTGATCAACAAAGCTCATCAG CTGGAACTGGAACGGCATCAGCTAAATCAGATGAAGCGAAATAGGAGTTTTTCTGAGCGTACAAGCCACGGAACCGCATATCGTGATGTAGCGGGGAGAATG GTATCGTTCGGTGACGGCGATTCCGACGGGGACAGCAGCTTGTGTCGCGCTTTGTCCGACGTTTCAGTGGTAGATTCGTGTGAAGTTCCAAGAGAGTCAAGTGGTATACCGTTGCTTAGAAACACTCACTGTCAAATATGTGATAAGCCGTACCCCATGATTGGTGTGCTAAGACCTGAAGACGCTGAACACCGATGCAG ATTGTGCATGCTGTCTGTTTGTCAACAATGCTCCCGTCAGCGTTATCACACCACAGAGGATGACGGAAAAGGAGTGCAGCGTCGCATTTGCGATCGCTGTTACCAAAAAATGATCCCAGCAGAAGCTGACGAAGACATTGAATTGCAG GAAGATGCATCAATTCTGAGCTTGAGCTCATCGCCACCTCGCCGATCATCTTCTGTCGGTGACGCGAAGCTGGCTTCTTCGTTCTCCTACATGGGATCGCCTAGCCAAGCCGTAAAAGGATGA
- a CDS encoding hypothetical protein (NECATOR_CHRIII.G12028.T1), with protein MVHEGTSAIDIPCQDSGDFDGSFVGSPTSYVNIPHVPPAEDLHSIMRRDSEAPHELEVDEHFSPESIVDSGECTTATKSPPVSEPHPIDLIPGETVKADEELDGELRAILTDYRLCLIAPNNRALRVILLVAIETIDFRDPVQIIISCKEGRVACLRAKSTESAIAWHKMLYKAANRVTCQELFAWHFAKEVNTTSCSWLSSTPLMDDEALVRKEFERLDYDRDHFRISDDNKGFTLSPTYPEYLVIPKEISHKDLVDGKDFRFLQRWPAVVWKCKETRAVLLRSSQPRLSLFGWRNNADEKFFELVHKYLDTYSPGKDMLIMDARSYAAAWANRAKGGGFEHPEYYQRTRVDWLALPNIHNVRYSFHQLRALLCSNQNKTGESYLTALEGTCWLNYVKDLMNSARKCVDTLFDGQSVLVHCSDGWDRTTQIVSLAKLMGDEYYRTVQGFEELIRLEWVAFGHKFADRNGIAGTNTNEQSPIFLQFLDAVHQMQHQLPTAFEFNKQYLIKLAQHAYSGLFGTFLFNSRRESKMMKEEMKEEPVSIWRFLGKHNEQVVSSLYDKAIVGRIAFDTEMSTLREWIEVYRDRAFDEDIAVPSYPTRPGPITAPLKETVTNAATGINPPTPLQKSKSSESINSITNVDAANINGMINHAGSNGTINVSSPEHNLMDTSMVTLGDVTAPPHSSSTRRDTSHALFKSTLHPWKTIQESQDKDGLIKFFDPIEERQRVINKAHQLELERHQLNQMKRNRSFSERTSHGTAYRDVAGRMVSFGDGDSDGDSSLCRALSDVSVVDSCEVPRESSGIPLLRNTHCQICDKPYPMIGVLRPEDAEHRCRLCMLSVCQQCSRQRYHTTEDDGKGVQRRICDRCYQKMIPAEADEDIELQEDASILSLSSSPPRRSSSVGDAKLASSFSYMGSPSQAVKG; from the exons ATGGTTCACGAGGGTACGAGTGCTATAGATATTCCATGCCAAGACAGTGGTGATTTTGACGGATCTTTCGTTGGATCCCCAACATCATATGTGAACATACCACATGTTCCACCAGCTGAAGATCTACACAGTATTATGCGTCGAGATTCTGAG GCTCCACACGAACTTGAAGTCGACGAGCACTTCTCGCCTGAATCTATTGTCGATTCTGGCGAATGTACCACTGCCACTAAGTCGCCGCCTGTATCAGAACCTCATCCAATTGACTTGATACCTGGCGAAACTGTGAAAGCAGATGAGGAGCTCGATGGAGAGCTTAGAGCCATTCTTACCGATTACAGA CTGTGTCTAATCGCTCCTAATAACCGTGCATTGCGTGTGATTCTCTTAGTGGCCATAGAAACAATTGATTTCCGTGATCCCGTGCAGATCATCATTAGTTGCAAGGAAGGACGCGTAGCGTG TCTGCGAGCAAAATCCACTGAAAGTGCTATTGCTTGGCATAAAATGCTTTATAAAGCAGCGAATCGGGTCACCTGTCAAGAGCTTTTCGCATGGCACTTTGCCAAAGAG gtgaacACGACCTCATGTTCGTGGTTATCTTCCACCCCACTCATGGACGACGAAGCTCTTGTTCGTAAAGAATTTGAGCGTCTCGACTATGATCGCGATCATTTTAGGATCAGCGATGATAATAAAGGATTCAC GTTATCTCCTACGTACCCTGAGTATTTGGTTATACCGAAGGAAATTAGTCATAAAGATCTTGTTGATGGGAAGGACTTTCGTTTCTTACAACGTTGGCCTGCAGTGGTATGGAAATGTAAAGAAACG agagcTGTGCTTTTGCGTAGTAGCCAACCACGACTCAGCCTTTTTGGATGGAGGAATAATGCCGATGAGAAGTTTTTCGAACTAGTTCATAAGTATCTTGACACATATTCGCCAG GCAAAGATATGCTTATAATGGATGCTCGATCGTATGCTGCTGCGTGGGCAAATCGAGCAAAGGGCGGAGGATTTGAGCATCCAG AGTATTATCAACGAACTCGCGTTGACTGGCTCGCTTTGCCAAATATTCACAACGTTCGATACTCGTTCCATCAACTTCGTGCCTTGCTATGTTCTAATCAGAACAAAACAGGCGAATCATACCTTACG GCACTGGAAGGCACGTGTTGGTTAAATTACGTGAAGGACCTCATGAACTCTGCTCGAAAATGTGTGGATACTCTTTTTGATG GACAGTCAGTTCTTGTTCACTGCTCCGACGGCTGGGATCGCACTACCCAAATTGTCTCACTCGCCAAGCTTATGGGTGACGAATATTACAGGACAGTTCAA GGATTCGAGGAACTGATCCGCCTCGAATGGGTCGCGTTTGGCCACAAGTTTGCAGATCGTAATGGAATTGCTGGCACAAACACCAATGAACAGTCCCCGATTTTTCTGCAGTTCTTAGATGCTGTGCATCAAATGCAGCATCAGCTTCCAACAGCCTTCGAGTTTAACAAGCAGTATCTG ATCAAACTTGCACAGCATGCCTACTCGGGCTTGTTTGGAACGTTTCTCTTCAATTCTCGTCGAGAGTCTAAAatgatgaaagaagaaatgaaagaggaGCCGGTCTCGATCTGGAGATTCCTCGGAAAACATAATGAACAAGTCGTTAGTTCACTTTACGACAAGGCAATTGTGGGAAGGATTGCGTTCGACACGGAGATGAGCACTCTGCGCGAGTGGATTGAAGTTTACCGGGATCGCGCTTTTGATGAGGATATT GCAGTGCCCTCGTATCCTACACGTCCTGGACCCATTACAGCACCTTTGAAGGAAACAGTCACCAATGCTGCTACGGGGATCAATCCTCCGACTCCGTTGCAAAAGAGCAAGAGCAGCGAAAGTATTAACTCTATAACGAATGTTGACGCAGCTAACATCAATGGGAT GATAAATCATGCCGGATCGAACGGGACTATCAATGTTTCATCTCCTGAACATAACCTTATGGACACGTCGATGGTCACTTTG GGCGACGTTACCGCTCCCCCACATTCCTCCAGTACGCGACGTGACACTTCACACGCACTCTTCAAGTCAACACTGCATCCATGGAAGACTATTCAAGAAAGCCAGGACAAAGATGGTCTCATTAAATTCTTCGATCCCATTGAAGAACGACAGCGTGTGATCAACAAAGCTCATCAG CTGGAACTGGAACGGCATCAGCTAAATCAGATGAAGCGAAATAGGAGTTTTTCTGAGCGTACAAGCCACGGAACCGCATATCGTGATGTAGCGGGGAGAATG GTATCGTTCGGTGACGGCGATTCCGACGGGGACAGCAGCTTGTGTCGCGCTTTGTCCGACGTTTCAGTGGTAGATTCGTGTGAAGTTCCAAGAGAGTCAAGTGGTATACCGTTGCTTAGAAACACTCACTGTCAAATATGTGATAAGCCGTACCCCATGATTGGTGTGCTAAGACCTGAAGACGCTGAACACCGATGCAG ATTGTGCATGCTGTCTGTTTGTCAACAATGCTCCCGTCAGCGTTATCACACCACAGAGGATGACGGAAAAGGAGTGCAGCGTCGCATTTGCGATCGCTGTTACCAAAAAATGATCCCAGCAGAAGCTGACGAAGACATTGAATTGCAG GAAGATGCATCAATTCTGAGCTTGAGCTCATCGCCACCTCGCCGATCATCTTCTGTCGGTGACGCGAAGCTGGCTTCTTCGTTCTCCTACATGGGATCGCCTAGCCAAGCCGTAAAAGGATGA
- a CDS encoding hypothetical protein (NECATOR_CHRIII.G12029.T1) — protein sequence MRNFNTNMPTLDRSWRQPMDYALMSASRCGSLRDLEREIKRRKVMAETQDLFQRDRPFSEEYMQCNRKVTHSESSFGSEEDDIAGALATDKRRQQPRVWLN from the exons ATGCGAAACTTCAACACAAACATGCCAACATTGGATCGAAGCTGGAGACAGCCTATGGATTACGCCCTGATgagtgcaagcagatgtgggtctcttcGAGATCTTGAACGGGAAATCAAG agaagaaaagttaTGGCCGAAACGCAGGATCTTTTTCAGCGAGATCGCCCATTCTCCGAAGAATACATGCAGTGTAATAGAAAAGTGACGCATTCTGAGTCGAGTTTTG gctctgaagaagacgaTATTGCCGGAGCGTTAGCCACGGATAAAAGACGACAACAACCTCGTGTCTGGCTCAATTAA
- a CDS encoding hypothetical protein (NECATOR_CHRIII.G12029.T2): MRNFNTNMPTLDRSWRQPMDYALMSASRCGSLRDLEREIKVNGVPVELVERLTPSRNVCGRPPYPRKSGPMDPPRAESPGQPRLSRCSDLRDRIEL; encoded by the exons ATGCGAAACTTCAACACAAACATGCCAACATTGGATCGAAGCTGGAGACAGCCTATGGATTACGCCCTGATgagtgcaagcagatgtgggtctcttcGAGATCTTGAACGGGAAATCAAGGTGAACGGAGTGCCGGTCGAGCTCGTCGAACGTTTAACTCCATcacgaaatgtctgtggtcgacctccATATCCAAGAAAGTCAGG GCCGATGGACCCACCTCGAGCCGAATCGCCAGGTCAACCGCGACTCTCAAGATGCAGCGACTTACGCGACCGTATCGAGCTTTAA